In Halobacterium sp. R2-5, the following are encoded in one genomic region:
- a CDS encoding DNA-directed RNA polymerase codes for MYKRARLKDTIEVPPEHLGDVSPDLVKRLLQDKLEGRMDEDIGSVVTVTEVHDLGDGAVLPSRPGVYFEAEFDAVTFDPEMQEVVDGEIVEVVSFGAFVGIGPVDGLLHVSQISDEYLAFDEENQQLASRESNSVIGTGDAVRARIVTKSIDERNPRESKIGLTAKQPGLGKHGWLREEREREQSEEAE; via the coding sequence ATGTACAAGCGAGCACGGCTGAAGGACACGATAGAGGTTCCCCCCGAGCACCTCGGGGACGTGAGTCCGGACCTCGTGAAGCGGCTGCTGCAGGACAAACTGGAAGGACGGATGGACGAGGACATCGGGAGCGTCGTCACCGTCACCGAGGTCCACGACCTCGGCGACGGCGCGGTGCTGCCGAGCCGTCCGGGCGTCTACTTCGAGGCGGAGTTCGACGCCGTCACGTTCGACCCCGAGATGCAGGAAGTCGTCGACGGCGAGATCGTCGAAGTGGTGAGCTTCGGCGCGTTCGTCGGCATCGGCCCCGTCGACGGCCTCCTGCACGTCTCCCAGATCAGCGACGAGTACCTCGCGTTCGACGAGGAGAACCAGCAGCTCGCCTCCCGGGAGTCCAACAGCGTCATCGGGACCGGCGACGCGGTGCGGGCCCGCATCGTCACGAAGAGCATCGACGAGCGCAACCCCCGGGAGTCCAAGATCGGGCTCACGGCGAAACAGCCCGGCCTCGGGAAGCACGGCTGGCTCCGCGAGGAGCGCGAGCGCGAACAGAGCGAGGAGGCCGAGTAG
- a CDS encoding MBL fold metallo-hydrolase: protein MRVTLLGTGDTTGTPTPGCDCETCRAARDRGVERTRFAVHVEDEATGDALLLDFSPDFRTQFLREDVALPDAGVVSHIHFDHLDGLGNAYRLFDHLPVYAADETDSKTGESVAETVASKYDYLDNVEPRAVSPFEPFDAAGFEVTLVPVDHPPLLCYGVVVERDGAKLALSGDTTYDVPDESLDALRDPDLLLADGIVPAHLADHHPVGGRHEDEDGVPRTFGTKHMTREGALALGDDLAADETRVVHVSHFYPADEAFADELAVDGETFTL from the coding sequence ATGAGGGTCACGCTGCTGGGCACGGGTGACACCACGGGCACGCCGACGCCCGGGTGTGACTGCGAGACGTGCCGGGCAGCCCGCGACCGCGGCGTCGAGCGCACGCGATTCGCCGTCCACGTCGAGGACGAGGCCACGGGCGACGCGCTCCTCCTCGACTTCAGCCCGGACTTCCGCACGCAGTTCCTCCGCGAGGACGTCGCCTTACCGGACGCGGGCGTGGTCTCCCACATTCACTTCGACCACCTCGACGGCCTCGGGAACGCCTACCGGCTGTTCGACCACCTCCCGGTGTACGCGGCCGACGAGACCGACTCCAAAACGGGTGAGAGCGTCGCGGAAACCGTCGCGTCGAAGTACGACTACCTCGACAACGTGGAACCCAGAGCAGTCTCGCCGTTCGAGCCGTTCGACGCCGCCGGCTTCGAGGTGACGCTCGTCCCCGTCGACCACCCGCCGTTGTTGTGCTACGGCGTCGTCGTCGAGCGCGACGGCGCGAAACTCGCGCTCTCCGGCGACACCACCTACGACGTCCCCGACGAGTCGCTGGACGCGCTGCGGGATCCGGACCTCCTGCTCGCGGACGGCATCGTGCCCGCGCACCTCGCCGACCACCACCCCGTCGGCGGCCGCCACGAGGACGAGGACGGCGTCCCGCGGACGTTCGGCACGAAACACATGACCCGGGAGGGCGCGCTCGCGCTCGGCGACGACCTCGCCGCCGACGAGACTCGCGTCGTCCACGTCTCCCATTTCTACCCCGCCGACGAGGCGTTCGCGGACGAACTCGCCGTCGACGGCGAGACGTTCACGCTCTAG
- a CDS encoding GTP-dependent dephospho-CoA kinase family protein: MARAAATLPPDARGAFKEPLGPVYEDAQRLLADAGDPVIAVGDVVTYHLVEADAPPKVAIVDGKTEREAVTEEVADGRPDADRTVEVASEPGTISEELLAALVEAIEAEGSTLLAVDGEEDLATLPAVLAAPVGASVVYGQPGQGMVLANVTSALEEQARELCELLETTDAFWSLLE, encoded by the coding sequence GTGGCCCGCGCGGCCGCGACTCTCCCGCCGGACGCCCGCGGGGCGTTCAAGGAGCCGCTGGGCCCCGTCTACGAGGACGCCCAGCGACTGCTGGCGGACGCCGGCGACCCCGTAATCGCCGTCGGTGACGTCGTGACGTACCACCTCGTGGAGGCGGACGCGCCGCCGAAGGTCGCAATCGTGGACGGGAAGACCGAGCGCGAGGCCGTCACCGAGGAGGTGGCTGACGGCCGGCCGGACGCCGACCGCACCGTCGAGGTCGCCAGCGAGCCCGGCACTATCTCGGAGGAGCTGCTCGCGGCGCTCGTCGAAGCGATCGAGGCCGAGGGGTCGACGCTGCTAGCGGTCGACGGAGAGGAGGACCTCGCGACGCTGCCCGCGGTCCTCGCGGCGCCGGTCGGCGCGAGCGTCGTCTACGGCCAGCCCGGCCAGGGGATGGTGCTGGCGAACGTGACGAGCGCGCTCGAAGAGCAGGCCCGCGAACTCTGCGAGCTCTTAGAGACCACCGACGCGTTCTGGTCGCTGCTGGAGTGA
- a CDS encoding twitching motility protein PilT gives MRVAMDANALMMPVEADVRVFDELDRILEDYAAVVPETVRAELEKLAAGGGDEATAASVAADLADRCDTVSAEESYADDALYALATDGDADAVVTNDGPLRERLLDAGVPVIHLRGRNQLTITQP, from the coding sequence ATGCGGGTCGCCATGGACGCCAACGCGCTGATGATGCCGGTCGAGGCCGACGTGCGAGTGTTCGACGAACTCGACCGCATCTTAGAGGACTACGCTGCCGTCGTCCCCGAGACTGTGCGCGCCGAGTTGGAGAAGCTCGCCGCGGGCGGCGGGGACGAGGCGACGGCCGCGAGCGTGGCGGCGGACCTGGCGGACCGATGCGACACCGTGAGCGCAGAGGAATCGTACGCGGACGACGCGCTGTACGCGCTCGCCACCGATGGCGACGCCGACGCTGTCGTCACGAACGACGGCCCCCTCCGTGAGCGCCTGCTCGACGCGGGCGTGCCGGTAATTCATTTAAGGGGTCGGAATCAACTGACTATCACTCAACCATAA
- a CDS encoding dihydrodipicolinate synthase family protein gives MDGLGVPLATPFDEDGAVDHDALADLAAWVTDEGVDFIVPCGSNSEAELLTAGERAAVVETVVDAVDVPVLAGTGSPGIRETLEATERAADAGADAALVVTPFYFDHDDADLEAYYREVADESPLPVYLYSVPAYTDVKLSPETAGSLADHPNVAGMKDSSGDLTAFQRTRARTADADFELFVGSGGVFAPALDAGADGGILAVSNVVPERASEIAELHAAGKGEAARDVNRRVLDLNHAVTAEYGVPGLKAAMRSRGQPAGTVRSPHRPADDDTEAELAALVEDALP, from the coding sequence ATGGACGGACTCGGTGTGCCACTGGCGACGCCCTTCGACGAGGACGGTGCTGTCGATCACGACGCCCTCGCGGACCTGGCCGCGTGGGTGACCGACGAGGGCGTGGACTTCATCGTGCCCTGCGGGTCGAACAGCGAGGCCGAACTGCTCACCGCGGGCGAGCGCGCGGCGGTCGTCGAGACCGTCGTCGACGCCGTCGACGTTCCCGTACTCGCGGGCACGGGCAGCCCCGGCATCCGGGAGACGCTCGAGGCGACCGAGCGCGCCGCCGACGCGGGCGCCGACGCTGCGCTCGTCGTGACGCCGTTCTACTTCGACCACGACGACGCGGACCTGGAAGCGTACTACCGGGAGGTCGCCGACGAGTCACCGCTACCGGTGTACCTCTACAGCGTCCCCGCGTACACGGACGTGAAGCTCAGCCCCGAGACCGCGGGGTCGCTGGCCGACCACCCGAACGTCGCCGGGATGAAAGATTCCTCGGGCGACCTCACGGCGTTCCAGCGCACGCGCGCGAGAACCGCGGACGCGGACTTCGAGTTGTTCGTCGGGAGCGGCGGCGTGTTCGCGCCCGCTCTCGACGCGGGCGCGGACGGCGGCATCCTCGCGGTGTCGAACGTCGTCCCCGAGCGCGCCAGCGAAATCGCGGAGCTGCACGCCGCCGGCAAGGGCGAGGCCGCGCGGGACGTCAACCGCCGCGTGCTCGACCTCAACCACGCCGTCACCGCCGAGTACGGCGTCCCCGGGCTGAAAGCCGCGATGCGCTCGCGGGGCCAGCCCGCCGGGACCGTGCGGTCGCCCCACCGCCCCGCCGACGACGACACCGAAGCGGAGCTCGCGGCACTCGTCGAGGACGCGCTCCCGTAA
- a CDS encoding translation initiation factor IF-2 subunit gamma: MADNHRQPEVNIGLVGHVDHGKTTLVRALSGEWTDQHSEEMKRGISIRLGYADATLRQCPDCEVPDAYTVAEECPEHGTETEVLRTVSFVDAPGHETLMATMLSGASLMDGAVLVVSANEPVPQPQTEEHLMALDIIGIDNVVIAQNKVDLVDGEQARENYEQIQEFVEGTVAEGAPIVPISAEQEINIDLVIDALETEIPTPERDPDADPRMYVARSFDINKPGTKWGGLLGGVLGGSLVQGELDVDEEIELRPGREVEEGGQTEWRAVSTTVRSLQAGGENADSVSPGGLLGVGTGLDPSLTKGDALAGQVAGPPGSLPPTWNSFTMDVELLERLVGAEEGETIDEINTGEPLMLTVGTATTVGSVTSARDGECDVQLKRPVCAPAGSKIAINRRVGARWRLIGVGTLTE, encoded by the coding sequence ATGGCAGACAACCACCGACAACCGGAGGTGAACATCGGACTGGTCGGCCACGTCGATCACGGCAAGACCACGCTCGTCCGTGCGCTCAGCGGTGAGTGGACGGACCAGCACTCCGAGGAGATGAAACGCGGCATCTCCATTCGCCTCGGGTACGCCGACGCTACGCTGCGGCAGTGTCCGGACTGCGAGGTACCCGACGCGTACACCGTCGCCGAGGAGTGCCCCGAGCACGGCACGGAGACGGAGGTACTGCGCACGGTCTCGTTCGTCGACGCACCCGGCCACGAGACGCTGATGGCGACGATGCTCTCGGGCGCATCGCTGATGGACGGCGCGGTGCTGGTCGTCAGCGCCAACGAGCCCGTCCCCCAGCCCCAGACCGAGGAGCACCTGATGGCGCTGGACATCATCGGCATCGACAACGTCGTCATCGCGCAGAACAAGGTCGACCTCGTCGACGGCGAACAGGCCCGCGAGAACTACGAACAGATCCAGGAGTTCGTCGAGGGAACGGTCGCCGAGGGCGCGCCAATCGTCCCGATCTCCGCCGAACAGGAGATCAACATCGACCTCGTCATCGACGCGCTCGAAACGGAGATTCCGACGCCGGAGCGCGACCCGGACGCCGACCCCCGGATGTACGTCGCGCGCTCGTTCGACATCAACAAGCCCGGGACGAAGTGGGGCGGCCTGCTGGGCGGCGTGCTCGGCGGCAGCCTCGTACAGGGCGAACTCGATGTCGACGAGGAGATCGAGCTCCGCCCCGGCCGCGAGGTCGAAGAAGGCGGCCAGACGGAGTGGCGGGCGGTCTCGACGACGGTCCGGAGTCTCCAGGCGGGCGGCGAGAACGCCGACTCCGTCTCGCCCGGTGGCCTGCTCGGCGTCGGCACGGGCCTCGACCCGAGCCTGACGAAGGGCGACGCGCTCGCCGGCCAGGTCGCCGGCCCGCCCGGGTCGCTCCCGCCGACGTGGAACTCCTTCACGATGGACGTCGAGCTCCTCGAACGCCTCGTCGGCGCCGAGGAGGGTGAGACCATCGACGAGATCAACACTGGTGAACCGCTGATGCTGACCGTCGGCACCGCCACCACGGTGGGTTCGGTGACGAGCGCCCGCGACGGCGAGTGCGACGTCCAGCTGAAGCGGCCGGTGTGCGCGCCCGCCGGCTCGAAAATCGCCATCAACCGCCGCGTCGGCGCGCGCTGGCGCCTCATCGGCGTGGGGACGCTCACGGAGTGA
- a CDS encoding DUF5808 domain-containing protein has translation MAEKPSSGELFGVPYNFERPKLSRMLQSYWQPGEGMLVEKPFGIGYTLNLANWRSWIVLAVAGGLLWQQQQSDSDESGDGDAEAVEVVVDD, from the coding sequence ATGGCCGAGAAACCGTCCAGCGGCGAACTGTTCGGCGTTCCGTACAACTTCGAGCGCCCGAAGCTCAGCCGGATGCTGCAGTCCTACTGGCAGCCCGGCGAGGGGATGCTCGTGGAGAAGCCGTTCGGCATCGGGTACACGCTGAACCTCGCGAACTGGCGGTCGTGGATCGTGCTGGCGGTCGCGGGCGGACTGCTCTGGCAGCAACAGCAGAGCGACAGCGACGAGAGCGGCGACGGCGACGCGGAGGCCGTGGAAGTCGTCGTCGACGACTGA
- a CDS encoding DUF5787 family protein has translation MREFGFELRLCARLEADGVPSVGDTGVVARQLGTSVHEAGGRIVDAVCVLPGPEFDARTGLASETIPPAVLDADVPVGEYERVARVFDGPPERARSLAERGADTGFLDLDRRGGQTVVRQHSRYPDWIGGLVGVENKPDLGRPGDLERQLRHDASLGVLDYAVVATASHVTRAHLNRLPDAVGVWRVDFDANDPVEVVREPEPLDSAGPGLEVLDAKPGRTDVRPVTAAEKARQRRRVAERAYGKGWRTYDLPACARAERGTEADADTLPFCAYKDRLVDAASECGADCPGYETADAPEADLDAERERHTPWRADAGGRRRQSGLDQF, from the coding sequence GTGCGAGAGTTCGGGTTCGAACTCCGGCTGTGCGCCCGCCTGGAGGCCGACGGCGTCCCGAGCGTCGGCGACACGGGCGTGGTCGCCCGCCAGCTCGGCACGAGCGTCCACGAGGCCGGGGGCCGCATCGTGGACGCCGTCTGCGTGCTCCCCGGTCCGGAGTTCGACGCCCGCACCGGCCTCGCGAGCGAGACGATTCCGCCCGCGGTCCTCGACGCCGACGTCCCCGTCGGCGAGTACGAGCGCGTCGCCCGCGTCTTCGACGGCCCGCCCGAGCGCGCCCGCAGCCTCGCGGAGCGCGGCGCCGACACCGGCTTCCTCGACCTCGACCGCCGCGGCGGCCAGACGGTCGTCCGCCAGCACTCCCGCTATCCCGACTGGATAGGAGGGCTGGTGGGCGTCGAGAACAAGCCCGACCTCGGGCGCCCGGGGGACCTCGAACGCCAGCTGCGCCACGACGCCAGCCTCGGCGTCCTCGACTACGCCGTCGTCGCGACCGCGTCCCACGTCACGCGCGCCCACCTCAACCGGCTCCCCGACGCGGTCGGCGTCTGGCGCGTGGACTTCGACGCCAACGACCCGGTCGAGGTCGTCCGCGAACCCGAGCCGCTCGATTCGGCGGGCCCGGGCCTGGAGGTGCTCGACGCGAAACCGGGGCGGACGGACGTGCGGCCGGTGACGGCCGCGGAGAAAGCCCGCCAGCGCCGCCGGGTCGCCGAGCGCGCGTACGGCAAGGGCTGGCGGACGTACGACCTCCCGGCGTGTGCGCGAGCCGAGCGGGGGACCGAAGCAGACGCCGACACGCTCCCGTTCTGCGCGTACAAGGACCGGCTCGTGGACGCCGCCAGCGAGTGCGGGGCCGACTGCCCGGGCTACGAGACGGCCGACGCCCCCGAGGCGGACCTCGACGCGGAGCGCGAGCGGCACACGCCGTGGCGCGCTGACGCGGGCGGTCGCCGCCGGCAGTCCGGCCTCGACCAGTTCTGA
- a CDS encoding DUF6517 family protein — protein sequence MNRRRFLGAAGVAGLAALAGCSSAAGSVAPPSVPEGELSEGGWTQTDSSEETVFEQSYGPVTITATSSSVIYEDEALTADVREKTLGQVEGPLAIYSASHINFSPDLNNLPGGVGRKEVLNEVEAAAEQQFEQQMRDNGLENVSKTGEEEFETDSGASPGVTTFSAEFPVGDMSYEAGGETFELGGEPIEVAGDLAVWNDGDYVVVAGGAYPGENFATTTETDLSEAISVTVDVDLGLTPDEYRTEVRGLMAATR from the coding sequence ATGAACCGTCGCAGATTCCTCGGCGCCGCCGGCGTCGCCGGGCTCGCCGCGCTCGCGGGCTGTTCGAGCGCGGCCGGCTCGGTCGCACCGCCGTCAGTTCCCGAAGGCGAGCTCAGCGAGGGCGGGTGGACGCAGACCGACAGCAGCGAGGAGACCGTCTTCGAGCAGAGCTACGGGCCAGTCACGATCACCGCGACGTCCTCGTCGGTGATCTACGAGGACGAAGCGCTCACCGCCGACGTGCGCGAGAAGACGCTCGGCCAGGTCGAGGGGCCGCTGGCCATCTACTCGGCGTCGCACATCAACTTCTCGCCGGACCTCAACAACCTCCCCGGCGGCGTCGGCCGCAAGGAGGTGCTCAACGAGGTCGAGGCCGCCGCCGAGCAGCAGTTCGAACAGCAGATGCGGGACAACGGCCTGGAGAACGTCTCCAAGACCGGCGAGGAGGAGTTCGAGACGGACTCCGGCGCCAGCCCCGGCGTCACGACGTTCAGCGCGGAGTTCCCGGTCGGCGACATGTCCTACGAGGCCGGCGGGGAGACGTTCGAGCTCGGGGGCGAGCCCATCGAGGTCGCGGGCGACCTCGCGGTGTGGAACGACGGCGACTACGTCGTCGTCGCTGGCGGCGCGTACCCCGGCGAGAACTTCGCGACTACGACCGAGACGGACCTCTCTGAGGCCATCTCCGTCACCGTGGACGTCGACCTCGGGCTCACGCCCGACGAGTACCGGACGGAGGTCCGAGGGCTGATGGCCGCAACGAGATGA
- the spt4 gene encoding transcription elongation factor subunit Spt4, with the protein MASNRLACHDCHRIVEPDEEMCPYCSSTSLTEDWAGYVVITHPEESEIAEKMEVSEPGEYALKVR; encoded by the coding sequence ATGGCGTCGAACCGCCTGGCCTGCCACGACTGCCACCGCATCGTCGAGCCGGACGAGGAGATGTGCCCGTACTGCTCGTCGACGAGCCTCACGGAGGACTGGGCGGGGTACGTGGTCATCACGCACCCCGAGGAGTCCGAAATCGCGGAGAAGATGGAGGTCTCGGAGCCGGGCGAGTACGCGCTGAAGGTCCGGTAG
- the rdgB gene encoding RdgB/HAM1 family non-canonical purine NTP pyrophosphatase — protein MRTLRFVTTNPGKVREAEQYLDGVYDVEQHDYDYAEIQSDELAEIAARGAEDAYEAQDADVPVVVDDAGLFVRALDGFPGPYSSYVEDTLGVERVWNLAEDLEDRRGAFRCTVAYADGDVTETFSGAVRGTIVAPRGDGGFGYDPIFEHDGETFAEMDTDEKNALSHRGRALAKLADWLADRQD, from the coding sequence ATGCGCACGCTCCGGTTCGTGACGACCAACCCCGGGAAGGTCCGGGAGGCCGAGCAGTACCTCGACGGCGTCTACGACGTCGAGCAACACGACTACGACTACGCCGAGATTCAGAGCGACGAGCTCGCCGAAATCGCGGCCCGCGGCGCCGAAGACGCCTACGAGGCCCAGGACGCCGACGTCCCCGTCGTCGTCGACGACGCGGGACTGTTCGTCCGCGCGCTCGACGGCTTCCCGGGGCCGTACTCGTCGTACGTCGAGGACACGCTCGGCGTCGAGCGCGTCTGGAATCTCGCGGAGGACCTCGAAGACCGCCGCGGCGCGTTCCGCTGTACGGTCGCGTACGCGGACGGCGACGTCACGGAGACGTTCTCGGGGGCCGTGCGGGGCACCATCGTCGCGCCGCGCGGGGACGGCGGGTTCGGCTACGACCCCATCTTCGAGCACGACGGCGAGACGTTCGCGGAGATGGACACCGACGAGAAGAACGCGCTCAGCCACCGCGGCCGCGCGCTCGCGAAGCTCGCGGACTGGCTGGCGGACCGGCAGGACTGA
- a CDS encoding bifunctional N(6)-L-threonylcarbamoyladenine synthase/serine/threonine protein kinase, translating into MRVLGIEGTAWCASAALYDSGTDSVVIESDAYAPDSGGIHPREAAEHMRSAIPEVVETILDESDGQVDAVAFSRGPGLGPCLRIVGSAARALAQTLDVPLVGVNHMVAHLEIGRHRSGFDAPVCLNASGANAHVLAFRNGRYRVLGETMDTGVGNALDKFTRHVGWSHPGGPKVESHAKDGEYTDLPYVVKGMDFSFSGIMSAAKQAYDDGTPVEDVCRGLEETVFAMLAEVSERALSLTGRDELVLGGGVAQNDRLRGMLAEMCEQRGADFFAPEPRFLRDNAGMIAVLGEKMARAGDTLEIEDSAIDSNFRPDEVPVTWRDPEPPVRPDRDVLQGAEATVTFENDHVTKVRLPKSYRHGRLDARLRRDRTVLEARLTSEARRHGVPTPLVWDVDVPESTLTLQRVGDSDLRDALTESRVRDVGRHLAAIHDAGFVHGDPTTRNVRVTAEQSRDEPAGSETTRERVSASDDRTFLIDFGLGYYTDDVEDYAMDCHVFEQSLAGTADDAEALTAAFEDAYGEAGDEAVLDQLRAIEGRGRYQ; encoded by the coding sequence ATGCGGGTTCTCGGAATCGAGGGGACAGCGTGGTGTGCGAGCGCGGCGCTGTACGATTCCGGGACTGATTCTGTCGTCATCGAGTCCGACGCGTACGCGCCCGACAGCGGCGGCATCCACCCGCGCGAGGCCGCCGAGCACATGCGGTCGGCGATTCCCGAGGTCGTGGAGACCATCCTCGACGAGAGCGACGGTCAGGTAGACGCGGTCGCGTTCTCTCGCGGACCCGGCCTCGGGCCGTGCCTGCGAATCGTCGGGTCGGCGGCGCGCGCGCTCGCGCAGACGCTCGACGTCCCCCTCGTGGGCGTGAACCACATGGTCGCCCACCTCGAGATCGGGCGCCACCGCTCGGGATTCGACGCCCCCGTCTGCCTGAACGCCAGCGGCGCGAACGCCCACGTGCTCGCGTTCCGGAACGGCCGGTACCGCGTGCTCGGGGAGACGATGGACACGGGCGTCGGGAACGCCCTCGACAAGTTCACGCGGCACGTCGGCTGGAGCCACCCCGGCGGCCCGAAAGTCGAATCCCACGCCAAAGACGGCGAGTACACGGACCTGCCGTACGTCGTGAAGGGGATGGACTTCTCCTTCTCCGGTATCATGAGCGCCGCCAAGCAGGCCTACGACGACGGCACGCCCGTCGAGGACGTCTGCCGCGGGCTGGAGGAGACGGTGTTCGCGATGCTCGCGGAGGTCAGCGAGCGCGCGCTCTCGCTGACCGGCCGGGACGAGCTCGTGCTCGGCGGTGGCGTCGCGCAGAACGACCGCCTGCGGGGGATGCTCGCGGAGATGTGCGAGCAGCGCGGCGCGGACTTCTTCGCGCCCGAACCCCGCTTCCTGCGGGACAACGCGGGGATGATCGCGGTGCTCGGCGAGAAGATGGCGCGCGCGGGCGACACGCTCGAAATCGAGGACTCCGCCATCGACTCGAACTTCCGGCCGGACGAGGTCCCGGTGACGTGGCGCGACCCCGAGCCGCCGGTGCGCCCGGACCGCGACGTCCTGCAGGGCGCGGAGGCCACCGTCACTTTCGAGAACGACCACGTGACGAAGGTACGGCTCCCGAAGAGCTACCGCCACGGCCGCCTCGACGCGCGCCTGCGCCGCGACCGCACCGTCCTCGAAGCCCGCCTGACGAGCGAGGCGCGCCGGCACGGCGTCCCCACGCCGCTTGTCTGGGACGTCGACGTGCCGGAGTCGACGCTGACGCTCCAGCGCGTCGGCGACAGCGACCTCCGGGACGCCCTCACCGAGTCCCGCGTCCGGGATGTCGGCCGCCACCTCGCGGCGATTCACGACGCCGGGTTCGTGCACGGCGACCCGACGACGCGGAACGTGCGCGTGACCGCGGAGCAGTCACGGGACGAACCAGCGGGGAGCGAGACGACCCGCGAGCGCGTCTCCGCGAGCGACGACCGCACGTTCCTCATCGACTTCGGGCTCGGCTACTACACGGACGACGTCGAGGACTACGCGATGGACTGCCACGTCTTCGAGCAGAGCCTCGCGGGCACCGCCGACGACGCCGAGGCGCTGACCGCGGCGTTCGAGGACGCATACGGGGAGGCGGGCGACGAGGCGGTCCTCGACCAGCTGCGAGCAATCGAGGGCCGCGGGCGCTACCAGTAG
- a CDS encoding 30S ribosomal protein S24e, with protein MEIEILEQEDNPLLHRTEVKFEIEHEDATPSRLSVRDSLAAKLDKDSEEVVIHELDTKFGMRKTVGRAKTYESPEDAAEVEHEHMLDRNKIGAEEEADAEEAE; from the coding sequence ATGGAAATCGAGATTCTGGAGCAGGAGGACAACCCCCTGCTTCACCGGACTGAGGTCAAATTCGAGATCGAACACGAGGACGCCACGCCGTCGCGGCTCTCCGTGCGGGACAGCCTCGCGGCGAAACTCGACAAGGACTCCGAGGAAGTCGTCATCCACGAGCTCGACACGAAGTTCGGGATGCGGAAGACCGTCGGCCGCGCGAAGACCTACGAGTCCCCGGAGGACGCCGCCGAGGTCGAACACGAGCACATGCTCGACCGGAACAAGATCGGCGCCGAGGAGGAAGCCGACGCGGAGGAGGCCGAATAG
- a CDS encoding 30S ribosomal protein S27ae, with protein MPRSDYYNDDGTTDKEMCPRCGDTFLADHGDRQYCGKCGYTEWD; from the coding sequence ATGCCCCGGAGCGACTACTACAACGACGACGGCACCACGGACAAGGAGATGTGCCCGCGCTGCGGGGACACGTTCCTCGCGGACCACGGCGACCGGCAGTACTGCGGGAAGTGCGGCTACACCGAGTGGGACTAA